In the genome of Triticum urartu cultivar G1812 chromosome 5, Tu2.1, whole genome shotgun sequence, one region contains:
- the LOC125511653 gene encoding polyubiquitin-like has protein sequence MQIFVKTLTGRIVTLDVQSSDTIGNVKAKIHHKEDFQPYQQCLIFSGKRLEDGRTLADYGIQKGVTLHSEPRFPGHIKISVRSLNGKMMTSQVHPSDTIGAMKAMFLFEHHLIFNGKQLEETRTFADYDIQDGSTLDDFRLHAGMKININVLDNPLYVESSDTIDSVKAKINDEYGIPLAQQRLEFHRIRRTSGFHPYSILQGSRTLADYNIQNGATLDLILCHRPRPMQIFVKNLGRKTLTFNVQSSDTIRNVKEKIQQVDGIDPASQRLIFSGWQLEDSFTLAEYNIQHESTFHLCLRLYSCAKCPGTHH, from the coding sequence atgcagatctttgtgaagacctTGACTGGCAGGATCGTCACTCTTGATGTTCAAAGTTCAGATACTATCGGCAATGTGAAAGCTAagattcatcacaaggaggattTTCAACCATACCAACAGTGTCTCATATTTTCTGGCAAGCGGCTGGAGGACGGCCGCACCTTGGCCGACTATGGCATCCAAAAGGGGGTTACCCTTCATTCTGAACCCCGCTTCCCCGGACATATTAAGATTTCTGTGAGGAGCCTTAATGGAAAAATGATGACCTCGCAGGTCCATCCATCAGATACCATCGGTGCTATGAAGGCAATGTTTTTGTTTGAACACCACCTTATCTTCAATGGGAAACAACTGGAGGAAACCCGTACTTTCGCTGATTATGATATCCAGGATGGATCTACTCTTGATGATTTCCGCCTCCATGCAGGGATGAAAATCAACATCAATGTGTTAGACAACCCTCTCTATGTTGAGAGCTCAGATACTATCGACAGTGTCAAGGCGAAGATTAATGATGAGTACGGTATCCCTCTAGCCCAACAGCGCCTCGAGTTTCACAGGATAAGGAGGACGTCCGGATTTCATCCATACTCTATCTTACAGGGCAGCCGTACTTTGGCCGATTATAACATCCAGAATGGAGCCACTCTCGACCTTATCCTCTGCCACCGACCCAGGCCGATGCAGATCTTCGTCAAGAATTTGGGACGAAAGACTTTGACGTTTAATGTTCAGAGCTCAGATACCATCCGCAATGTCAAGGAGAAAATTCAGCAGGTGGACGGTATTGACCCGGCAAGCCAACGCCTCATCTTTTCCGGGTGGCAGTTGGAGGATAGCTTCACACTGGCAGAATACAATATCCAGCATGAATCCACTTTTCATCTTTGCCTCCGTCTTTATTCATGTGCTAAATGTCCAGGAACCCATCACTAG